In Miscanthus floridulus cultivar M001 chromosome 8, ASM1932011v1, whole genome shotgun sequence, the sequence ctggtctcggcaaggttacaggaagagcccctagcccctacgcggagcgagagggccgtcgggagttcccctgactttttatacgcccctcgcgcatgagggtttgtttgccgaggccccttttgggcgcaagcccaagttgtggggtcttgacgtatttgcaggaagagccccctagcctctgcatagggtgagagggccgtcaggagctcccctgtctttttgtatgaccctcacgcttccttttcgctcagaaggagggtttgttttgccgagcccctttgagtgcgagctggggtcgctgggtctcggcaaggttgcaggaagagccccctagcctctgcatagaacaagaaggccgtcgggggttcccctgactttttgtgtgaccctcacgctttcttttcgctcggaaggaggggtggaatgtgcctcgctaccctcggtgggcacgagcggtggcacttccggtgagctgttatcgggtagtccgagtggaggcccgaaccccattcgctaggggacggctagcggtccagagacactctaagagtaccagaggatgtctctagtgggtgctgaggccgttcgctgggcctcggtggctcggtgcctccctacggtgggatcccattcggagactttcctccggtctcggacacgactttgggcgtcccaagcgtttcgcttgcttgggcctcagccccgtatgggctcacccgcggtcatccctgactctgttatcctggggcggctatcgaaaccctttggggcccagccttcgaacccctggatcgtaataggttcagagcccggttccttcatacgaaaggaataggccgcaggGAATATCTTCCTTATTGGCTCGgcacgggtggcgcgccttttgaggcagtttcatggggagtcgaaacgacgcctgctgccatagtggccgagcgtgacgtggtggatgggacgtaactgtcctcgtatttaatgcgggagacgtgggtgcgtgggccggcgaaatcggctcgtggttaaccgcgccggatcggggggggaaaacctccccgattttgtcgcccgtttgtttcgcctcctccctgcataaatacccaagGAGTCTCACctctcctcgtcttaccttgcctacattagcACCGCCTCTGTCGAGCCGTCGctggagcagcgggtgccgggaagaagaggagagaagagcgagcctagggagaaagcgagaaaaaagcgagagcatgggagagagagaaaaaactcaccgccgcacccgattcctccatcgcacccatggccggtgacatcgtcgttgtcgaggtggACCCCTGGGACCCGTCGAacatcaccgaggagatgcttcagtcgcttgtcgatggtggactccttcgcctGGTGACGGACCCCAGCAGgacagagtggattgctccatatGGCGAGCcaaagccgaggcctcgcgacagctacgtcgtgagcttcatctccttccacgagcggggcctcggcgtcccggtggaccggttcatgcgggcgctcccacactactatagtgtggagctccacaacttcaatcccaactccattgctcaggcggctatctttgttgccgtctgcgaggggtatttggggattgctccccattgggagttgtggctccacctgttccgggtGAGGCACACTACCAAGACGACGggtacgtcgggtaagaggaaggcaacGAGGGCCGGCAGCTGCACTCTCCaggtgcgccaggaccgccagcacctctacatcccggcccagctcgtgTCCTCCAACCGACGGTGGTAcatgagctggttctaccttcgtaatgatgatagaggacttcccccttacactaggcggattgtggggagctgcccggagagatggaagtggggtgtcctgaaggacgaccagcccaagctagagCCGCTCTTGGAGGGGCTAGCGAGGCTGCgaggccatggcctcaccgtggctgtggtcgtggccgccttccaccgccggagggtgctgccgctgatggcttggcggcggcggctgcttgagatgaagccgggtgaacccatggagggcatccggatgtcctcctctgccctttccgacgaggaaatccttcgtcgggtgggggagatggtagaggcgaagctgaagggcggcaacttgaccccctttGTGATGCGaccatcgcgggggttcctttcgctggtaagtcgtgtgccgctgtagcctctgaacctcctcagtctccccttaacccttgttcccttatgcgcgtttatcgttccttcaggggatgagggacgtgcgctcctctccgccgcccgttcctgaggacacgaggcggcgggcgatcaaccgggcacACGCCGACGCGTAGAAGACACGGAAGGATGCCAAGGCGGCGAAACGCACGAAGCaactcctcgcgcgcgaggagctggataagcgccgctgtcaacaaaggaaggagggtctcccgctggaggaatccccgtcgacatCGCTGtcaacggaggcctcggacggggatgacagGGGCGAggcggggcgaggtcccctggaccaccttcctgacgtagtggaggtggtgcccggggcgctggccagcagcccggcactcccgggaggaggaggagaagcggacccggggccggtggttgcccgctccggggccgaggccaacacgcccgaggcccgggcgttgggcaaacgagccatcagcctggtgggctcgacAGCCATGGTGGAGCGAGTGGCAGTGGagacgacgccaccgcccccatagaggaccgaaggggcgccggggtccattgaggaccgaccggcgctgatggatacggaggcgacaCCTCTGCCACCGCCTCCACCGTTACGGACGAGGTTCGCCGTGGCGAAAcggttgccgccccgttcaaggttagtgtatttttggtggggttaTAGTGCATTCCGTTCGCCTTTTTGGTCTCACGCTGACCCCGtgggttatttttccttagtcagaagcggcctgcggatgagctccccttggcgccccttaaggcgctaaaggcgagccccggctcctccgcccactgggtggcggaggcacaagccgctatccaacgcggcgcAGCATCGGCGAGGGTTGACCCAAGGGGgccagccacccaaggaggggttgcTGAGGCAgcccctacacagacgagggagggagcgctttcgcctcgtgggggcgaggctcatgagtcggacggggccagcgtgcccttggttgccaaGGACGCCGGGGTCtctgaggctgaggcgatggaggctaTAGCGCCCACGACCGTCGAGACCGCAGTGGCCACGGTCGGTGTCTCTACGTCTGCTGAGGCCACGATGGCGAAGGCCAAAGCCCCCGAGACTGTCGAGGCCAtaattgcagaggccggagcccccgagatcaccaaggccaTCGTGATGGCGGTGAGGCCGTCTGTCTAGGAGGCGTagatgcaggcggcggaggcctcggtggcgcccttggttcagggcccgccgttgttgcgggagagcgcccgggaggcggaggtctatccgatctcctccgatgatacttcccgggcatgggaggtggtcgacgccgaggatgccggTGCCATGGAACA encodes:
- the LOC136470440 gene encoding uncharacterized protein encodes the protein MDTEATPLPPPPPLRTRFAVAKRLPPRSSQKRPADELPLAPLKALKASPGSSAHWVAEAQAAIQRGAASARVDPRGPATQGGVAEAAPTQTREGALSPRGGEAHESDGASVPLVAKDAGVSEAEAMEAIAPTTVETAVATVGVSTSAEATMAKAKAPETVEAIIAEAGAPEITKAIVMAVRPSV